Proteins encoded in a region of the Triticum dicoccoides isolate Atlit2015 ecotype Zavitan chromosome 3A, WEW_v2.0, whole genome shotgun sequence genome:
- the LOC119273145 gene encoding uclacyanin-3-like — translation MAAAAASLVIRLSALAVVLVVLCPTASAVPLGKRYRVGGPEGWRVPPPQDKEMFYVKWAAPITFFVEDSIEFVYKNDSVIKVSKAGYYHCNETAGIGTGAVPRDGSTLFLLDAPGFAYFASADLGHCNAGERLVINVRAASPPAPASASSPAQPPTAPSSSRPPSSSPFSPAPGPAPSMEYSSAAGGPFVASLARAMAQAVTLVLACFI, via the exons atggcggcggcggcggcgtctctgGTGATCCGTCTCTCGGCGCTCGCCGTCGTGCTCGTCGTCCTCTGCCCGACGGCGTCCGCGGTGCCGCTGGGGAAGCGGTACAGGGTCGGCGGCCCTGAAGGGTGGCGCGTGCCCCCGCCGCAGGACAAGGAGATGTTCTACGTCAAGTGGGCGGCCCCCATAACCTTCTTCGTCGAGGACTCTATCG AGTTCGTGTACAAGAACGACTCGGTGATCAAGGTGAGCAAGGCCGGATACTATCACTGCAACGAGACGGCGGGCATCGGCACCGGCGCCGTGCCGAGGGACGGCAGCACGCTCTTCCTCCTCGACGCGCCAGGCTTCGCCTACTTCGCCAGCGCCGACCTCGGACACTGCAACGCCGGCGAGAGGCTGGTAATTAACGTCCGCGCTGCCTCCCCGCCGGCGCCGGCATCAGCATCATCGCCGGCACAGCCCCCCACGGCACCGTCGTCTTCACGACCGCCGTCGTCATCGCCGTTCTCTCCGGCGCCAGGTCCGGCCCCGTCGATGGAGTATTCATCCGCCGCGGGTGGGCCATTCGTGGCGTCCCTCGCTCGCGCCATGGCACAAGCTGTGACATTGGTCCTGGCCTGCTTTATCTGA
- the LOC119270277 gene encoding protein SRG1-like: protein MASAAVCSPKQQQRQEEEKDGGVVKIGRVDDVQELQRACVDDVPERYVRDGDDRPGGANVCAHAEIPVIDAGELRRGGGDVDELEKLRRACQEWGFFQVVNHGIDGELLDEMERLSREFFMLPLEEKERYPMAPGGIQGYGHAFVFSEDQKLDWCNMLALGVSPAFIRQPKLWPTTPADFTDTLERYSAEVRALCHRLLEHIAETLGLAPGTFAGMFGDAVQAVRMNFYPPCPRPDLVLGLSSHSDGSAVTVLQQDAARAGLQVLRHGTWVPVHPVPHALVVNLGDSLEVLTNGRYKSVEHRAVTNGEQDRLSIVTFYAPAYDVELGPLPELVADGEACRYRRFKHGEYSRHYVTSKLEGKKTLDFAKIN, encoded by the exons ATGGCTTCTGCGGCCGTCTGCTCCcctaagcagcagcagcggcaggaggaggagaaggacggTGGGGTTGTTAAGATCGGCCGGGTTGACGACGTGCAGGAGCTCCAGAGGGCGTGCGTGGACGACGTGCCGGAGCGGTACGTCCGGGACGGGGATGACCGGCCGGGCGGTGCCAACGTGTGCGCGCACGCGGAGATCCCCGTGatcgacgccggcgagctccggcgcggcggcggcgatgtggacgAGCTGGAGAAGCTCAGGAGAGCCTGCCAGGAGTGGGGCTTCTTCCAG GTGGTGAACCATGGCATCGACGGCGAGCTGCTGGACGAGATGGAGAGGTTGTCGAGGGAGTTCTTCATGCTGCCGCTGGAGGAGAAGGAGCGGTACCCCATGGCGCCGGGCGGCATCCAGGGCTACGGCCACGCCTTCGTCTTCTCCGAGGACCAGAAGCTCGACTGGTGCAACATGCTGGCGCTCGGGGTGTCCCCGGCGTTCATCCGGCAACCCAAGCTCTGGCCGACCACGccggccgacttcaccgacaccctcGAGAGGTACTCCGCCGAGGTCAGGGCGCTCTGCCATCGTCTCCTCGAGCACATCGCCGAGACGCTGGGCCTGGCGCCCGGCACGTTCGCGGGCATGTTCGGCGACGCGGTGCAGGCGGTGCGGATGAACTTCTACCCGCCGTGCCCGCGGCCGGACCTGGTGCTGGGGCTGAGCTCGCACTCCGACGGGAGCGCGGTCACCGTGCTCCAGCAGGACGCCGCCCGCGCAGGGCTGCAGGTGCTCCGGCACGGCACCTGGGTGCCCGTCCACCCCGTCCCGCACGCCCTCGTCGTCAACCTCGGCGACTCGCTCGAGGTGCTCACGAACGGCAGGTACAAGAGCGTGGAGCACCGGGCGGTGACCAACGGCGAGCAGGACCGGCTGTCCATCGTCACGTTCTACGCGCCGGCCTACGACGTCGAGCTCGGCCCGCtgccggagctcgtcgccgacggggAGGCCTGCCGGTACCGGAGGTTCAAGCACGGCGAGTACAGCCGGCACTACGTCACCAGCAAGCTCGAGGGCAAGAAGACGCTGGACTTCGCCAAGATCAACTAG